A single genomic interval of Clostridium facile harbors:
- a CDS encoding bifunctional 4-hydroxy-3-methylbut-2-enyl diphosphate reductase/30S ribosomal protein S1, whose product MTQIKLAKTAGFCFGVDRGVNLVYDLIQQGKKVCTLGPIIHNPQLVADLSTKGVRIIEQPEQAFQDETIVIRSHGVGQSVYHSLKKHQLTYNDATCPFVAKIHNIVFQESSNGNPILIAGNPEHPEVQGIQGHCVGESFVFQTPEELEDLLKNTEKFVKKAPAMVAQTTFQVSLWEKCVEIAKNLCTNLKIFDTICNATSLRQAEAIELAKQSDLMVVIGGRHSSNTKKLLQVCLQYTNAVLIETKDELDPSLIMSAQRVGITAGASTPAYIIKEVLETMSEIIKDQPTEELSFAELLEQSEAQAERLYTGKRIKGIVTSIAKNEVQVDIGGKQSGFIPSSELSDDPNAKPEEIVAKGDEIDLVVLKVNDQDGIVTLSKKRLDAEKGFDEIIAAKDEDKTLSGVITDVVRGGALVLTNGVKIFIPISQLSDHRVENAEEFLKKEVEFKVIEVNPNRRRAVASVRAVLNAAKKAKAEAFWSEVEVGKTYTGTVKSLTDYGAFVDLGGVDGMIHITELSWTKIKHPSDVVKVGDTVEVYVKDIDEEKKKISLGYRKTEDNPWEIFKNNYAVDQVVNVTIVSLTQFGAFAEIIPGVDGLIHISQIANQHIAKVADVLSVGQKVDAKITEIDLDKKRISLSMRALLEEEAPAETEETDEVDSEKEELKEAVANIEGVEIQ is encoded by the coding sequence ATGACACAGATAAAATTAGCAAAAACAGCTGGTTTCTGTTTTGGGGTAGACCGTGGTGTCAACCTGGTCTATGATTTAATCCAACAAGGAAAAAAAGTTTGCACCTTGGGGCCTATTATCCATAATCCCCAATTGGTTGCGGATTTGTCTACTAAAGGGGTGCGCATTATTGAGCAACCAGAGCAGGCTTTCCAAGATGAGACTATCGTTATCCGTTCCCATGGCGTTGGACAATCTGTTTATCATTCTTTAAAGAAACATCAGCTTACTTATAATGATGCAACTTGTCCGTTTGTGGCAAAAATTCATAATATTGTCTTTCAGGAATCTTCCAACGGCAATCCTATTTTGATTGCGGGAAATCCTGAGCATCCAGAAGTACAGGGAATACAAGGGCATTGTGTAGGGGAGAGTTTTGTATTCCAGACCCCAGAAGAATTGGAAGATTTACTAAAAAATACTGAAAAATTTGTGAAAAAAGCTCCTGCTATGGTAGCACAAACCACGTTTCAAGTATCTTTATGGGAAAAATGCGTAGAAATTGCGAAAAACCTATGTACAAATCTCAAAATATTTGATACAATATGTAATGCGACTAGTTTGCGCCAGGCAGAAGCTATAGAGCTTGCCAAGCAATCTGATTTGATGGTTGTGATTGGCGGACGCCACAGTTCGAATACTAAGAAACTGTTGCAGGTGTGCTTGCAGTACACCAATGCCGTCCTGATTGAGACCAAGGACGAGCTTGACCCTAGTCTTATTATGTCCGCCCAAAGGGTTGGCATAACAGCAGGAGCTTCTACTCCTGCCTATATCATTAAGGAGGTTCTAGAAACCATGAGTGAAATTATTAAAGATCAGCCTACAGAGGAACTGAGCTTTGCCGAGCTGCTGGAACAATCAGAAGCACAGGCAGAAAGACTATATACAGGAAAGAGAATTAAAGGTATTGTTACCTCTATTGCCAAAAATGAAGTGCAAGTAGATATTGGTGGCAAACAGTCTGGCTTTATTCCATCTTCTGAATTAAGCGATGATCCAAACGCAAAACCAGAAGAGATTGTTGCAAAAGGTGATGAGATTGATCTGGTTGTATTAAAAGTAAATGACCAGGATGGTATTGTTACCCTGTCTAAAAAACGTTTGGATGCTGAAAAAGGTTTTGATGAAATCATTGCTGCAAAAGATGAAGATAAAACTTTATCCGGTGTTATCACCGATGTTGTTCGCGGCGGTGCTTTGGTATTGACCAATGGCGTTAAAATCTTTATTCCAATTTCCCAGCTGTCTGACCATCGTGTAGAAAACGCAGAAGAATTCTTGAAAAAAGAAGTGGAATTCAAAGTAATTGAAGTAAATCCAAACCGCAGACGTGCTGTTGCATCTGTAAGAGCGGTATTGAATGCAGCAAAAAAAGCAAAAGCGGAAGCATTCTGGAGTGAAGTAGAAGTTGGCAAAACTTATACTGGTACTGTAAAATCCCTGACCGATTACGGCGCATTTGTTGACCTGGGCGGCGTTGACGGTATGATCCACATCACAGAATTGTCTTGGACTAAAATCAAACATCCTTCCGATGTTGTTAAAGTTGGCGATACTGTAGAAGTATATGTAAAAGATATTGATGAAGAAAAGAAAAAAATCTCTTTGGGTTACAGAAAAACAGAAGATAATCCATGGGAAATCTTCAAAAACAATTATGCGGTTGACCAGGTTGTAAACGTAACTATCGTTTCTTTAACTCAATTTGGTGCATTTGCGGAAATCATTCCAGGTGTTGACGGTTTGATTCACATTTCTCAAATCGCTAACCAGCATATTGCAAAAGTTGCAGATGTTCTGTCTGTTGGCCAAAAAGTAGACGCTAAAATTACGGAAATTGATCTGGACAAAAAACGCATTAGCTTATCTATGCGTGCCCTGTTGGAAGAAGAAGCTCCAGCAGAAACAGAAGAAACAGATGAAGTTGATTCCGAAAAAGAAGAACTGAAAGAAGCTGTAGCAAATATTGAAGGTGTAGAAATTCAATAA
- a CDS encoding chitobiase/beta-hexosaminidase C-terminal domain-containing protein, giving the protein MKQKHSIWKRCCSALLAAAIAVTTAVTAVSPVLAAQGDTFDINREISRRFTTESLVLLRNHENVLPLQTEDQVAVFGSTQVNTFKTVFGSGSTEGIGIGFVDTLSVLETKTKVDSQLAAQYREFARTNPPDTSMDNVDNEILSKRSIPEMPLNDSIVSEAAQRNNKAVIFIGRTNGEGYDWQLENEYQLRPEEQNMIDLVTKYFDNVTVVLNTASPIDMTWDNDKIDSVLWVGICGDQGANAISAVLSGEANPSGKLTQTWAAKYEDTPTHMNYEMTNYPEGLHGPEVEYEEDIYAGYRYYDTFNVTPKFPFGYGLSYTTFDTEIDSITADSETVTVQATVTNTGDVPGKEVVQVYYSAPDGKMEKAYQELAAFAKTDLLQPNEKQTLTMTYQVKNMASYDEETARYVLEPGDYVVRVGNSSRNTHVGAVITLDDLAVTEQLSNHMEEAIPLSRFTKEGVTPYSYEGEKEEIASAKRIPLTASSIKTENNANTISDEPELLENSVEAEFVQAAQQELDSSGYGVAPVLDDAVQQIPGLIHCADLGVNFAGFVVNDPSGDEDGYKSVTVQKANTKMPFEVNSAYDGSHTLTIRYFVDSPSSVTLTDQNDKTLCTFQMDTTGSWAETTVENVDLTGVTKMNLITHNDNINLNWLSIQTQEYAGLVTATLPSGSYKDAVTVALKNDDCPDSTIYYTVDGSEPTTSSAVYQQPITVSADTTIKAMAVKDDSKNTVVSSFAYKIDGSISAKAVKPTYSFMEKDDNGNQILSMRAESGMSIFYTTDGSTPTTASQYYSAPISVKNGTTVKLVAVGPNCDYSPVVTVSIADVAAPTSNVETGGTYLTGQKVGLSSAAGTKIYYTMSTDGSMPEDPTNASEQYNGEISLDTKSKVILKAIAANENGSSEVATFVYQITDKLYTLEDVYNGDATVEQVVAQMNLSELVEVVSNTGNSSRFRSPGVAYADGPLGVKTNNFTKWAAPSLLACSWDVELFQEQGDAVGKEMVEEGIDFWLAPGANILRDPRSGRNSEYYAEDPVLTGVLASTVIQNVQKHGVGCVVKHFVGNDQETHRKQCANAIVSERALREIYLKAFEIIVKTSQPWGLMTTYCDVNRISTATNLELCTAIPRGEWGFENVIMTDWGCYADNGMMMYAGNDLVMPSGSAEVIKNSVLKPDQVNTSDPNYTKPTTKAMLQRNVVNIFDLMSKTNAFSRLIGQPQTYQYQVPEETWITTSKEAKQATVTVTVGENGSVSPTQQEVIIATDATFTVTPDANYMVDDVMITPVTAYTLDDNQLTVQKVKGQTDIQVTFKAIPESADFDGLNQLIQSAQDKLDQATIGGQPGNYLHTTAKEFQAEIDAAKVVAENNQATVMEVEDAICLLKEAIAKFESQQVTQITHELTSDTTSKIKAIDYSDASPVVGSEACSDSDGGQNTTGTYKGTYLEYTVDVDQDNVYHLYGRISTNEDNCGYEVYVDDVLQGSMLQEQKTGGWQNWATSDPVKVNLTAGVHTIKFVFTNNGINVNYFTLEPLMRTVTIHTDDHGIVSPSTMQIEKGSNAVFQLQPNDGFVPEQIVIDPSTSYHLKDNVLSVNNITQNTTVSVTFKQVPDTPDLDRLNALIETAQTLKENAIADGTVGNYVPSVLNKFQAAIDQAKQAAANPELTATDIEYVILDLQQAINQFENSKVTQLTHIIPSTDITKIKATSHSATSPGIGAENCQDEDGGQNPIYTDGGTWLEYQFDVAKTGWYQFTPRVSVNAAGAGFDVLVDGNKVAEFSNQSATGGWQNWVTRDPATVPLTEGTHILRIAFTVSGMNVNWFQFKPMPTVVSVETLDTITVDYGIPFEELSLPETVSVTLNNQTTRELSVQWDGTNYNPTVAGNYTLIGTLSDTQGVNNFDGLTASIQITVKDQSEPEWTVQEVADAIPTPVITKDTTQIALPEVPDGFTVELTNSSRPEIISLDGKVTHPTVDTEVELTYTVSKDRETAIAVRKVLVPGKPVEPTEVNKDILNKVITYAEEQKASEGFNNVIADVQESFNATLDAAKEIAADPAASQDAIDAAWKALMTEIHKLGFVKGDITSLESLVALAKTYDMNDFVEAGQAEFLEALKAAQDLLADKDNAMQAEIKTAESNLLNAMLNLRYKADKSILEALLAEANGKDANVYTAESYAVLEAAVAEANAVMENENATQEEVDTAVANVQEAMKGLITVETPTAETPVDNDMDGTQTGQESTITKANAAKTGDVAPIAGAVALMIAAGTVIVLKKKK; this is encoded by the coding sequence TTGAAACAGAAACATTCTATCTGGAAACGGTGTTGTTCTGCTTTGTTGGCGGCCGCGATAGCGGTTACAACTGCTGTTACTGCGGTATCGCCTGTTTTAGCAGCCCAAGGGGATACATTTGATATCAACCGGGAAATTTCTCGCCGTTTTACCACAGAAAGTTTGGTTTTGCTTAGGAATCATGAAAATGTACTTCCTTTGCAAACAGAGGACCAAGTCGCTGTGTTTGGTTCTACTCAAGTGAATACATTTAAAACAGTATTTGGTTCTGGAAGTACGGAAGGAATTGGAATTGGATTTGTGGATACCTTGAGTGTATTGGAGACCAAAACCAAAGTAGATTCCCAGCTTGCAGCGCAATACCGAGAATTTGCTCGTACAAATCCACCGGATACTAGCATGGATAATGTAGATAACGAGATTTTGTCAAAACGATCTATTCCCGAGATGCCATTAAATGATTCTATTGTATCCGAGGCTGCTCAACGGAATAACAAGGCTGTCATTTTTATTGGACGTACCAATGGGGAAGGATACGACTGGCAGCTGGAAAACGAATACCAATTACGTCCAGAAGAACAAAATATGATTGACCTTGTCACAAAATATTTTGATAACGTAACTGTTGTTTTAAACACCGCCTCCCCAATTGATATGACTTGGGATAATGATAAAATTGATTCCGTGTTATGGGTAGGAATTTGTGGTGACCAAGGTGCAAACGCAATTTCCGCTGTCTTAAGTGGGGAAGCAAATCCTTCTGGTAAATTGACCCAAACATGGGCTGCAAAATATGAAGATACTCCAACTCATATGAACTATGAAATGACAAATTATCCAGAAGGGCTTCATGGCCCAGAGGTAGAATATGAAGAAGATATTTACGCTGGTTACCGGTATTATGATACTTTTAATGTAACACCCAAATTCCCATTTGGATATGGTTTATCTTACACCACATTTGATACAGAAATAGATAGCATCACTGCTGATAGCGAAACAGTTACCGTGCAGGCAACTGTAACCAATACGGGAGATGTCCCAGGAAAAGAAGTAGTACAGGTTTACTATAGTGCTCCAGATGGAAAAATGGAGAAAGCCTACCAGGAATTAGCAGCTTTTGCGAAAACTGATTTGCTACAGCCCAATGAAAAACAGACTTTAACCATGACCTATCAGGTGAAAAACATGGCGTCTTACGACGAAGAAACCGCACGTTATGTGTTGGAGCCAGGAGACTATGTTGTCCGTGTAGGAAATTCTTCTCGTAATACTCATGTTGGTGCTGTGATTACTTTGGATGATTTAGCAGTGACAGAACAGCTTTCGAACCATATGGAAGAAGCGATTCCGTTATCTCGCTTTACAAAAGAAGGGGTTACCCCATATTCCTACGAAGGCGAAAAGGAAGAGATTGCATCTGCAAAGAGGATTCCTTTAACGGCTTCTAGTATAAAAACAGAAAACAACGCTAACACAATTTCTGATGAGCCAGAATTGTTAGAAAATAGTGTAGAGGCTGAATTTGTACAAGCAGCACAGCAGGAATTGGATTCCAGCGGTTATGGTGTTGCCCCTGTTTTGGATGATGCAGTACAGCAAATTCCAGGATTGATCCATTGTGCGGATTTAGGGGTTAACTTTGCGGGATTTGTAGTAAATGACCCTTCTGGTGATGAAGATGGATATAAGAGTGTAACTGTCCAAAAGGCAAATACCAAAATGCCGTTTGAAGTGAACTCTGCTTATGATGGTTCCCATACCTTAACCATCCGTTATTTTGTGGATTCTCCAAGTAGTGTTACATTAACTGACCAGAATGATAAAACACTATGTACCTTCCAAATGGACACTACTGGTTCCTGGGCAGAAACAACGGTAGAAAATGTTGATTTAACTGGCGTGACCAAAATGAATTTGATTACCCATAATGATAATATCAACTTAAACTGGTTATCCATCCAGACACAGGAATACGCAGGACTTGTAACAGCAACATTGCCATCTGGCAGTTATAAAGATGCTGTTACAGTTGCTCTAAAAAATGATGATTGTCCAGATTCTACTATTTATTATACAGTAGATGGCTCAGAACCAACTACATCCAGCGCTGTTTACCAACAGCCAATTACAGTATCTGCTGATACAACGATCAAAGCAATGGCAGTAAAAGATGATAGCAAAAATACTGTTGTATCTTCCTTTGCTTATAAAATTGATGGGAGTATTTCTGCAAAAGCAGTAAAACCAACCTATTCTTTTATGGAAAAAGATGATAATGGAAATCAAATCCTTTCCATGCGGGCAGAATCCGGTATGAGCATTTTCTATACTACAGATGGTTCTACTCCAACAACTGCTTCCCAGTATTACTCTGCTCCTATCAGTGTAAAAAATGGTACTACTGTAAAACTGGTTGCCGTTGGACCAAATTGTGACTATAGTCCAGTAGTAACCGTTTCCATTGCGGATGTTGCAGCTCCAACTTCTAATGTAGAAACAGGAGGCACTTATTTAACAGGACAAAAAGTAGGTTTATCCAGTGCCGCTGGAACAAAAATTTACTATACTATGTCAACAGATGGTTCTATGCCAGAAGATCCAACCAATGCTTCCGAACAGTATAATGGAGAAATTTCATTAGATACAAAATCGAAAGTAATCTTGAAAGCAATTGCAGCTAATGAAAATGGCTCCAGTGAGGTAGCTACCTTTGTATATCAAATCACAGATAAACTCTATACTTTGGAAGATGTTTACAATGGCGATGCTACTGTGGAACAGGTAGTGGCACAAATGAATCTGAGTGAATTAGTAGAAGTAGTTTCTAATACTGGAAATTCCTCCAGATTCAGAAGTCCAGGCGTCGCTTATGCGGATGGTCCTTTAGGAGTGAAAACCAATAACTTTACTAAATGGGCTGCACCATCCTTGTTGGCTTGTTCCTGGGATGTAGAATTGTTCCAAGAACAAGGAGACGCTGTGGGTAAAGAAATGGTAGAAGAAGGAATCGATTTTTGGCTGGCGCCAGGTGCAAATATTTTGCGTGACCCCCGTTCGGGAAGAAACTCAGAATACTATGCAGAAGATCCTGTTTTAACCGGTGTGTTAGCTTCTACTGTAATACAGAATGTACAAAAACATGGTGTTGGATGTGTAGTAAAACACTTTGTGGGAAATGACCAGGAAACTCACAGAAAACAATGTGCTAACGCTATTGTATCAGAACGTGCTCTGCGGGAAATTTATTTGAAAGCATTTGAAATCATTGTAAAAACATCACAGCCTTGGGGATTGATGACAACCTATTGTGATGTTAACCGTATTTCCACCGCAACTAATTTAGAACTTTGTACTGCTATTCCACGTGGGGAATGGGGATTTGAAAACGTAATCATGACCGACTGGGGTTGCTACGCAGACAATGGTATGATGATGTATGCTGGTAACGATTTGGTAATGCCTTCTGGCAGTGCGGAAGTCATTAAAAATTCCGTTTTAAAACCAGATCAGGTGAACACCAGTGATCCAAACTATACAAAACCAACTACAAAAGCAATGTTGCAACGTAATGTTGTTAATATCTTTGACTTAATGTCCAAAACAAACGCATTTTCTAGATTAATTGGCCAACCACAAACTTACCAATATCAAGTTCCAGAGGAAACCTGGATTACAACTTCTAAAGAAGCGAAACAAGCAACCGTAACTGTTACAGTGGGAGAAAATGGTTCTGTATCTCCAACTCAACAAGAAGTTATAATTGCAACAGATGCTACCTTTACAGTAACACCGGATGCCAATTATATGGTAGATGATGTTATGATTACTCCAGTAACTGCTTATACATTAGATGACAATCAGTTAACCGTGCAAAAGGTAAAAGGGCAAACTGACATTCAAGTTACCTTTAAAGCCATCCCTGAATCAGCTGATTTTGATGGATTAAACCAGCTGATTCAATCTGCACAAGATAAACTGGATCAAGCAACTATTGGTGGGCAGCCAGGAAACTATTTGCATACAACTGCAAAAGAGTTCCAGGCTGAAATTGATGCAGCAAAAGTTGTAGCAGAAAATAACCAGGCTACTGTTATGGAAGTAGAAGATGCAATTTGCCTTTTAAAAGAAGCTATTGCAAAATTTGAAAGCCAACAGGTAACCCAAATAACTCATGAATTAACATCGGATACTACCTCTAAAATAAAGGCAATTGATTATTCTGACGCAAGCCCAGTGGTAGGTTCAGAAGCTTGTAGCGATTCGGATGGCGGTCAGAATACAACAGGAACTTATAAAGGTACATATCTGGAATATACTGTAGATGTAGATCAGGATAATGTTTATCATTTGTACGGAAGAATTTCTACCAATGAAGACAACTGTGGCTATGAGGTTTATGTAGATGATGTACTGCAAGGCAGTATGTTGCAGGAACAGAAAACTGGCGGTTGGCAGAATTGGGCTACCAGTGACCCTGTTAAAGTAAATTTAACAGCAGGAGTCCATACCATTAAATTTGTATTTACCAACAACGGTATTAACGTAAATTACTTTACATTAGAACCTCTTATGAGGACAGTTACTATCCATACAGATGATCATGGAATAGTATCTCCATCTACCATGCAGATAGAAAAAGGGTCCAATGCAGTATTCCAATTACAGCCAAACGATGGCTTTGTTCCGGAACAAATTGTAATTGACCCATCTACATCCTATCATTTGAAGGATAATGTATTATCTGTGAACAATATTACCCAGAATACAACTGTATCTGTTACATTCAAACAGGTCCCAGATACCCCAGATTTGGACCGTTTGAATGCTTTGATTGAAACAGCGCAAACCTTAAAAGAGAATGCGATAGCAGATGGAACGGTAGGAAATTATGTTCCATCTGTGTTAAACAAATTCCAGGCAGCTATCGACCAGGCAAAACAGGCAGCTGCAAACCCAGAATTAACCGCAACTGATATTGAATATGTGATTTTAGACTTACAACAGGCAATCAATCAGTTTGAAAACAGCAAAGTAACACAATTAACCCATATTATCCCTTCCACAGATATTACAAAAATCAAAGCTACTTCTCATTCCGCAACGAGCCCTGGAATTGGAGCAGAAAATTGTCAAGATGAAGATGGTGGACAAAATCCAATTTATACCGATGGTGGTACCTGGCTGGAATATCAGTTTGACGTAGCAAAAACAGGCTGGTATCAATTTACTCCACGTGTATCTGTCAACGCAGCAGGCGCTGGGTTTGATGTATTGGTAGATGGGAATAAAGTTGCTGAGTTTTCCAACCAATCCGCAACAGGAGGATGGCAAAACTGGGTAACACGTGATCCAGCAACGGTTCCATTGACAGAAGGAACCCATATATTGAGAATTGCGTTTACGGTAAGCGGTATGAATGTTAACTGGTTCCAGTTCAAACCAATGCCGACTGTTGTTTCAGTAGAAACATTAGATACAATTACAGTGGACTATGGAATCCCATTTGAAGAACTCTCCCTGCCTGAAACAGTTTCTGTCACATTAAATAATCAAACAACAAGAGAATTATCCGTACAATGGGATGGTACAAATTATAACCCAACTGTAGCAGGAAATTATACCTTAATTGGTACATTATCTGATACACAGGGTGTCAATAACTTTGACGGTTTAACAGCTTCTATTCAAATCACTGTAAAAGATCAATCGGAACCAGAATGGACGGTACAGGAAGTAGCAGATGCAATCCCAACACCAGTGATTACAAAAGATACTACTCAAATTGCCTTACCAGAAGTTCCAGATGGATTTACAGTAGAATTGACAAACAGTAGCCGTCCAGAAATTATTAGCCTGGATGGAAAGGTGACTCATCCAACTGTGGATACTGAAGTAGAACTCACTTATACTGTATCCAAAGATAGAGAAACAGCTATTGCTGTAAGAAAAGTACTAGTTCCAGGAAAACCAGTAGAACCAACCGAGGTAAATAAAGATATCCTGAACAAAGTAATTACCTATGCGGAAGAACAAAAAGCTTCTGAGGGGTTTAACAATGTAATTGCAGATGTACAGGAATCCTTCAACGCAACATTGGATGCAGCAAAAGAAATTGCGGCAGATCCAGCAGCAAGTCAGGATGCAATAGATGCAGCATGGAAAGCATTAATGACAGAAATTCATAAACTAGGCTTTGTCAAAGGTGATATTACTTCCTTAGAATCCCTGGTAGCATTGGCGAAAACCTACGATATGAATGACTTTGTAGAAGCAGGTCAGGCAGAATTCTTAGAAGCATTGAAAGCAGCGCAAGATTTATTAGCGGATAAAGACAATGCAATGCAGGCAGAAATCAAAACAGCAGAAAGCAATCTGTTGAATGCAATGCTGAATCTGAGATACAAAGCAGATAAATCCATCCTGGAAGCGTTATTGGCGGAAGCGAATGGCAAAGATGCTAACGTATACACAGCGGAAAGCTACGCAGTACTGGAAGCAGCAGTAGCAGAGGCAAACGCAGTAATGGAAAATGAAAACGCAACTCAGGAAGAAGTAGACACAGCAGTAGCAAATGTACAAGAAGCAATGAAAGGATTGATAACAGTAGAAACACCAACTGCTGAAACCCCAGTAGATAACGATATGGACGGTACACAAACAGGGCAAGAAAGTACAATCACAAAAGCAAACGCAGCGAAAACAGGCGATGTTGCTCCAATTGCTGGTGCTGTAGCATTAATGATTGCAGCTGGAACAGTAATAGTCCTGAAAAAGAAAAAATAA
- a CDS encoding folate family ECF transporter S component, which yields MSDFIKDFRDSANELRHLKCLTIAAMLTALSIVIGFFQIPIGQMLYIRFDFIAIGMIGYLYGPVVSGLCACVSDLLRIVLVPTNNGSFFIGMTITAVLAGMVYGIAFYRRKLGLIRVLLTMLFIGVFLHILLNTYWLSIMYGTPFWTLLPQRIVKNAISIPVNTILFFALSNPLSIACRKLNLVSVPTKQQM from the coding sequence ATGTCTGATTTTATAAAAGATTTTCGAGATTCTGCCAATGAGTTACGTCATTTAAAATGTTTGACTATAGCAGCGATGCTAACAGCGTTGAGTATTGTAATTGGCTTTTTTCAAATTCCAATTGGTCAAATGTTGTATATCCGGTTTGATTTTATCGCTATTGGTATGATTGGATATTTGTATGGCCCAGTCGTATCTGGTCTTTGTGCCTGTGTGAGTGATCTATTGCGGATTGTTTTGGTTCCTACTAATAATGGTTCCTTTTTTATTGGAATGACGATAACAGCTGTATTGGCTGGAATGGTTTATGGAATAGCGTTTTATCGTAGAAAACTTGGTTTGATCCGTGTTTTATTAACAATGTTATTTATTGGAGTTTTTCTACATATACTGCTCAATACCTATTGGCTGTCAATTATGTATGGAACTCCATTTTGGACATTGTTACCACAGCGAATTGTGAAAAATGCGATCTCCATACCAGTAAATACGATTCTATTCTTTGCACTGTCAAACCCACTTAGCATTGCTTGTAGAAAGTTAAATCTAGTATCTGTTCCTACAAAACAACAGATGTAA
- a CDS encoding spore coat associated protein CotJA, which produces MDNNYKFEEYMSEVMPMSSGLRCIKPNQPECRDIDSLPLAIAYVPIQKWKRTYDTDVALERGTIFPELDLPFVGEEES; this is translated from the coding sequence TTGGATAATAATTATAAATTTGAAGAATATATGAGTGAAGTTATGCCAATGTCTTCTGGTTTGCGTTGTATAAAACCCAATCAGCCAGAGTGTAGAGATATTGATAGCCTTCCTTTAGCAATTGCCTATGTTCCAATCCAAAAATGGAAACGTACCTATGATACCGATGTAGCATTGGAACGAGGAACCATTTTTCCAGAACTGGATTTGCCATTTGTAGGGGAGGAGGAATCATAA
- a CDS encoding spore coat protein CotJB — translation MMKLNEREQLMKKLQEAAFAVYDVQLYLDTHPTDQAALRYFDQQRQAKQKAMEEYAAKYGPVRVEQSSGERKWNWIEDPWPWEMED, via the coding sequence ATGATGAAATTAAATGAACGGGAACAGTTAATGAAAAAGTTGCAGGAAGCAGCTTTCGCTGTTTATGATGTTCAGCTTTATTTGGATACTCATCCTACTGACCAAGCTGCTTTAAGATATTTTGACCAGCAACGTCAAGCAAAACAAAAGGCGATGGAAGAATATGCAGCCAAATACGGTCCTGTTCGAGTAGAACAATCCAGTGGGGAACGTAAATGGAACTGGATAGAAGATCCATGGCCTTGGGAAATGGAGGATTAG
- a CDS encoding manganese catalase family protein: MWSYDKRLQYPVKISQPNPALAKVVISQFGGPHGELGASMRYLSQRYSMPYKEAKATLTDIGTEELAHLEMVSAIVHQLTRNLSIDEIKKSGFDAYYTDHTTGVYPQFASGTPFTAATFSSTGDVITDLTEDLSAEEKARTTYDNLLRLVDDPDVRDPLKFLRAREIVHFQRFGESLRKVQDELNSKNFYAFNPAFDRKKKRK, encoded by the coding sequence ATGTGGAGTTACGATAAACGTTTACAATATCCTGTAAAGATTTCTCAGCCAAACCCAGCGCTTGCTAAAGTAGTAATTAGTCAGTTTGGCGGTCCCCACGGCGAATTAGGCGCATCTATGAGATACCTCTCTCAACGTTATAGTATGCCGTATAAAGAAGCCAAAGCAACATTGACCGATATTGGTACAGAAGAACTGGCACATTTAGAGATGGTTTCCGCTATTGTTCACCAACTAACAAGAAATCTTTCGATTGATGAAATCAAAAAATCCGGATTTGATGCTTATTATACTGACCATACAACAGGAGTATATCCCCAGTTTGCTTCTGGTACACCTTTTACAGCAGCAACATTTTCCTCTACCGGCGACGTTATTACAGACTTAACTGAAGATTTGTCTGCGGAAGAAAAAGCACGGACCACCTATGATAACCTTTTACGTTTAGTTGATGATCCAGATGTAAGGGATCCATTAAAATTTTTGCGTGCTAGGGAAATTGTACATTTCCAACGCTTTGGTGAAAGCTTGAGAAAAGTGCAAGATGAATTAAATAGCAAGAATTTCTATGCGTTTAACCCTGCATTTGACCGCAAGAAGAAAAGAAAGTAG